CCCAAAACTATGAAGACTATTCTTGAGGCGAACGGGTTTCAGGTGAAGCGTGATCATTGGTTATTTGATAGATTCTTGTCTGTTGCCTATTATGCTCTAATCAATTATAATGAAGTTAATCCCAAACCTGATGAATTATCTGATTCAATCAATTGGTATCCTGTTCAGGAATTACCGGAACTGATGATGGACCATAAACAAATCGTTGAAATCGCACTGAAAAAATTGCGTGATAGCCTTGATGAAAAATTAGTGGGAATGAACCTCCTACCCCCAAAATTTACGATGAAAGAACTCCAAAAAGTCTATGAAGCCATCATAGGTGAAAAATTAAGGCGTACCTCTTTCCAACGAAAGATGCTTAGTAAAGATTTATTGGAACGACATGAAAAATTATTTACCGGCGGAGCTCATAAAGCACCTTTTGTTTATAGTTTTAAATCATTTGAAAATCAGAGTTTACAAATAGAATCCCTTTAAA
This sequence is a window from Maribacter aestuarii. Protein-coding genes within it:
- a CDS encoding NUDIX hydrolase, which encodes MTESIKRQLPSYEEFIPNLAFDSVIFGFNGKQLKILILEYHNTGFFALPGGFIKRKENLQDAVTRGLKERTGLDNIYLEQFYTFGDTRRSDPKTMKTILEANGFQVKRDHWLFDRFLSVAYYALINYNEVNPKPDELSDSINWYPVQELPELMMDHKQIVEIALKKLRDSLDEKLVGMNLLPPKFTMKELQKVYEAIIGEKLRRTSFQRKMLSKDLLERHEKLFTGGAHKAPFVYSFKSFENQSLQIESL